In a single window of the Veillonella sp. genome:
- a CDS encoding RNA ligase encodes MRTLLLMRGAPASGKSQWIRDNNLEAYTLEADHFRMLLRSPSLGEDGWYISQEDNGPAWELLLDCLEKRMSNGDFVVLDATHTTSKAVNAYKDLLNKYKYTVYYYEPDTSLEECLARNAGRTDYKRVPEQVIHRMHKVIKTTPLPKFCRKINSIDEINNYFTVDLTNRYERVRIIGDIHGCYTALQQAILPWDEKILYIFCGDYLERGIENKEMMYEMMRLSTLPNTIMLEGNHERHIANFAFNTNLDRSKRFMKEVVAPIVKDMTKKEVESLQRELRLFYKSLRQCYPFIFHGKKYLVSHGGLSYVPNMTFIATSTFINGFGAYETDIAKIYDTNYEKGLCQDFIQIHGHRGVPDGKYSFCLEGEVEFGGELKYIDITADSFTKHGIKNDVYDKDYMRHEYQNMTQHVIFTQNEDINILGNSKLVKVKKCSPNLYSLNFTSRVFHKRLWNESTVQARGLFVDRLTGDVKLRSYNKFFNLNERPETELNNLANTLFFPVEIRTKENGYLAILSVIKDELVFASKSTTEGMHVDLFKDLFQKLPEVLQEEIKELLKRNNCSMMFEVISQEDTHIIKYDQDHLYVLDMIQNTLDVNGKHIDVSFSRERLAELDSILKKYDIPLISIVKTIQLVNTMDELETIMNEELNSFHESEGFVLVDSNGFMTKFKVPYYNTWKHRRNRILEPYQQNGKIPYENCKNEDDKKFADFLSTLEYDVVCKSTLLNIKEMMESKGLL; translated from the coding sequence ATGAGAACACTATTATTAATGCGTGGTGCTCCTGCTAGTGGTAAGTCTCAGTGGATTCGTGATAACAATCTTGAGGCTTACACCTTAGAAGCCGATCATTTCCGTATGCTATTACGCAGCCCTTCTCTTGGTGAAGACGGCTGGTATATTTCACAAGAGGATAATGGTCCGGCTTGGGAGCTCCTCCTAGATTGCTTAGAAAAACGAATGAGCAATGGCGACTTTGTCGTTTTAGATGCTACCCACACTACATCTAAAGCTGTTAATGCATATAAAGATTTGCTTAACAAATATAAATATACTGTATATTACTACGAACCAGATACATCTTTAGAGGAATGCTTGGCTCGTAATGCAGGACGTACAGATTACAAACGAGTACCAGAGCAAGTCATTCACCGTATGCACAAGGTAATTAAGACAACTCCATTACCAAAGTTTTGTAGAAAAATCAATTCTATCGATGAAATCAACAATTACTTTACCGTAGATTTGACGAATCGATATGAACGAGTGCGTATCATTGGTGATATTCACGGTTGTTACACGGCATTGCAACAAGCTATCTTACCTTGGGATGAAAAAATACTTTACATCTTTTGTGGTGACTATTTGGAACGCGGTATTGAAAATAAAGAAATGATGTACGAAATGATGCGTCTTAGTACATTGCCTAATACGATTATGTTAGAAGGTAATCACGAACGACATATCGCAAACTTTGCTTTCAATACAAATTTAGATCGTTCAAAACGATTTATGAAAGAAGTTGTAGCACCTATTGTTAAGGATATGACGAAAAAAGAAGTAGAATCTCTTCAACGAGAGTTACGCCTCTTTTATAAATCACTTCGTCAATGCTACCCTTTCATTTTTCATGGCAAAAAATATTTAGTTTCCCATGGTGGTCTCTCCTATGTACCTAACATGACCTTTATAGCTACGTCTACCTTTATTAATGGGTTCGGAGCTTACGAAACAGATATTGCTAAAATATATGATACTAATTACGAAAAAGGATTGTGTCAGGACTTTATTCAAATTCATGGTCACCGCGGTGTTCCCGATGGTAAGTACTCCTTCTGTTTAGAAGGCGAAGTTGAATTTGGTGGCGAGCTTAAATATATTGATATCACTGCAGATTCTTTCACTAAACATGGAATAAAAAACGATGTGTACGATAAAGATTACATGCGCCATGAATATCAAAATATGACACAACATGTTATCTTCACACAAAATGAAGATATTAATATTTTAGGTAATTCTAAATTAGTAAAAGTAAAAAAATGCTCCCCTAACCTATACTCCTTGAATTTTACCTCTCGTGTATTCCATAAACGACTATGGAATGAAAGTACCGTACAAGCGCGAGGATTATTTGTAGATCGCTTAACAGGAGATGTGAAACTACGTAGTTATAATAAATTCTTTAATCTCAATGAGAGGCCAGAAACAGAGTTAAATAATTTAGCTAACACACTCTTCTTCCCTGTTGAAATTCGAACTAAAGAAAATGGATACCTTGCTATCCTTAGTGTTATCAAGGATGAACTAGTTTTTGCATCTAAATCTACTACAGAAGGTATGCATGTAGATTTGTTTAAAGATTTATTCCAAAAATTACCTGAAGTCTTACAAGAAGAAATTAAAGAACTATTAAAGCGTAATAACTGCTCTATGATGTTCGAAGTCATTAGCCAAGAGGATACTCATATTATTAAATACGACCAAGATCATCTTTATGTACTTGATATGATTCAAAATACATTAGATGTAAATGGTAAGCATATTGATGTATCTTTTTCTAGGGAACGACTAGCAGAACTAGACTCCATCCTTAAGAAATATGACATACCATTGATATCTATTGTGAAAACAATTCAACTAGTTAATACTATGGACGAACTAGAAACCATCATGAATGAGGAACTTAATTCATTTCATGAGTCTGAAGGCTTTGTATTAGTCGATAGCAATGGCTTTATGACAAAATTTAAAGTTCCTTATTACAATACGTGGAAGCACCGACGAAATCGGATTCTAGAACCATATCAACAAAATGGTAAGATACCTTATGAAAACTGTAAAAATGAAGATGATAAAAAATTTGCAGATTTCTTAAGTACACTAGAATATGATGTAGTTTGTAAATCTACTTTACTAAATATTAAAGAAATGATGGAAAGTAAAGGATTGCTATAA
- the rpsT gene encoding 30S ribosomal protein S20 — protein sequence MPNIKSSIRSVKTDAERRAKNAAVKSQIRTASRKTVEAVQAGAVEEAKQALVHATSVIDKAASKGVLHKNTAARKKSNLAAKVNAL from the coding sequence TTGCCAAACATTAAATCCAGTATTAGAAGCGTAAAAACGGATGCTGAACGTCGTGCGAAAAACGCCGCTGTAAAATCTCAAATCCGTACAGCAAGTCGTAAAACCGTAGAAGCTGTTCAAGCAGGCGCAGTAGAAGAAGCAAAACAAGCACTTGTTCATGCTACTAGCGTAATTGATAAAGCAGCCTCCAAAGGTGTACTTCATAAAAACACTGCAGCTCGCAAAAAATCTAACCTTGCAGCTAAAGTAAACGCTTTATAA
- the polA gene encoding DNA polymerase I codes for MKKLMIIDGSSLLFRAFFALPPLKSALGTPTNAVYGFLTMLIKLYEEINPDYIAVAFDKGRQTFRTEMYSEYKGNRPDAPEDLRPQFSLIQDVLKALGICVIEEEGFEGDDILGSLSKKFGTPEMAVKIITGDRDNLQLVTEHSHVFLTKKGISDMLEVTLDNMEELYGYGPDKVIEMKALMGDSSDNIPGVPGVGEKTALKLITEYGNLESVYDHIEDISGKKLKERLVENKDLAFLSRELATIKTDMDLSYKVEDFVQNFHASEVQPLFETLGFTKLTPRIVQVMGGEEAAFGEPGSLFAPQEEISLDDLADAKALTPDFYTDKTVAVHVVLDGKTPFRTIETAYLSNGDTVVKTNDTKAVLAVLQGAKAIVTTQTKELIEALGDESPAEISLFNNDNTARIHDMSLLAYLLDPTRTNYGYLYLTERFSVPSIASGSVDVECVSMVKALLAMNDLACESARREELWSLYETIELPLIHTLVVMEKNGIYIDTNKLAETTARFKDELAQVQQEIYDLAGETFNINSPKQLGVILFEKMNLPVIKKTKTGYSTDAEVLDMLRNESPIVEKILAYRSVAKLVSTYCEGLAVLINDKTKRIHTTFNQMVTATGRLSSSDPNLQNIPVRTEKGREIRALFYPGAGYDTLVSADYSQIELRILAHLSGDEALIKAFVDGKDIHRFTAAEVLGKAQEDVTSEERSHAKAINFGIIYGISDFGLSRDLGITRGEAKNYIDLYFSRYPKVKEYMDCMVQEAHETGKVRTMFGRQRELPDINSRNFNRRSFAERTAMNTPIQGTAADIIKLAMNQVEQKLEEGNFKSRLLLQVHDELVLEVVNSELEAVEELLRTTMQSVVELQVPLIVDVHHAENWALVK; via the coding sequence ATGAAAAAATTAATGATTATAGATGGCAGTAGTTTGTTATTCCGTGCATTCTTTGCATTACCACCGTTGAAGTCTGCTTTGGGGACTCCGACGAATGCAGTGTACGGTTTCTTAACAATGCTCATTAAATTATATGAAGAAATTAATCCTGATTATATTGCAGTAGCCTTTGATAAAGGTCGTCAGACATTCCGTACAGAAATGTACAGCGAATATAAAGGTAATCGCCCAGATGCACCAGAGGATTTACGACCTCAATTTAGCCTTATTCAAGATGTGTTAAAAGCGTTGGGTATTTGTGTTATCGAAGAAGAAGGTTTTGAAGGGGACGATATCCTAGGATCTTTGAGTAAGAAATTTGGTACACCAGAAATGGCTGTTAAAATTATTACTGGTGACCGCGATAACCTTCAACTCGTAACAGAACATAGTCATGTATTCCTAACTAAAAAAGGCATTTCTGACATGTTAGAGGTTACTCTTGATAACATGGAGGAACTTTATGGTTATGGTCCTGATAAGGTTATTGAAATGAAAGCTCTTATGGGGGATTCTTCCGATAATATTCCAGGTGTACCAGGTGTAGGTGAAAAAACGGCTCTTAAATTGATTACAGAATACGGTAATCTTGAGTCTGTATATGACCACATTGAAGATATTTCTGGTAAGAAATTAAAAGAGCGACTCGTTGAAAATAAAGACTTAGCGTTCTTATCTCGTGAGTTAGCTACCATCAAAACGGATATGGACTTATCTTACAAGGTAGAAGACTTTGTGCAAAATTTCCATGCCTCTGAGGTACAGCCTTTATTTGAAACTTTAGGCTTTACTAAATTAACACCTCGTATCGTTCAAGTAATGGGCGGAGAGGAAGCAGCTTTTGGTGAACCAGGCTCTCTTTTTGCACCACAAGAGGAAATTTCTTTAGACGATTTAGCTGATGCTAAGGCGCTAACCCCTGATTTCTATACAGATAAAACAGTAGCAGTACATGTTGTGCTTGATGGCAAAACTCCATTTAGAACTATCGAGACTGCCTATCTTTCTAATGGTGATACTGTCGTTAAAACAAATGATACAAAGGCTGTTCTAGCAGTATTACAAGGGGCTAAGGCCATTGTTACTACTCAAACAAAAGAACTAATAGAAGCATTAGGTGACGAGTCACCAGCTGAAATCTCTTTGTTTAATAATGATAACACTGCACGTATCCATGATATGTCTCTTCTAGCATACTTGTTAGATCCAACACGTACTAACTATGGTTATCTATATTTAACGGAACGTTTCTCTGTGCCTAGCATTGCCAGCGGTAGCGTAGATGTAGAGTGCGTATCTATGGTGAAAGCTTTACTTGCTATGAATGATTTAGCTTGTGAATCTGCTCGACGTGAAGAGTTATGGTCTTTATATGAAACTATTGAGTTACCATTGATTCATACATTAGTAGTAATGGAGAAAAATGGTATATATATTGATACAAATAAGCTGGCTGAAACGACAGCTCGCTTTAAAGATGAATTAGCCCAAGTACAACAAGAGATTTATGATTTGGCAGGTGAAACTTTCAATATTAACTCTCCTAAACAGCTAGGTGTTATTTTATTCGAAAAGATGAACTTGCCAGTTATTAAGAAAACTAAGACTGGATACTCCACAGATGCTGAAGTACTCGATATGTTGCGTAATGAAAGCCCAATCGTTGAAAAAATCTTGGCCTACCGTTCTGTAGCAAAATTAGTATCTACCTATTGTGAAGGCTTAGCAGTCCTTATTAATGATAAGACTAAACGTATTCACACTACATTTAATCAAATGGTTACAGCTACAGGACGTCTTAGTTCCTCTGATCCTAACTTACAAAATATTCCTGTTCGTACAGAAAAAGGCCGTGAAATTCGTGCTTTATTCTATCCTGGTGCAGGGTATGACACATTAGTGAGTGCCGATTATTCTCAAATTGAGTTGCGTATTTTAGCGCATCTTTCTGGTGATGAAGCTTTGATTAAAGCCTTTGTTGATGGTAAGGATATTCACCGTTTTACTGCGGCAGAGGTACTAGGTAAAGCCCAAGAGGATGTAACAAGCGAAGAGCGTTCTCATGCAAAAGCTATTAACTTCGGTATTATTTATGGTATTTCTGACTTTGGCTTATCTCGCGACCTTGGTATCACACGGGGAGAAGCTAAAAACTATATTGATTTATACTTTAGCCGTTATCCTAAGGTTAAAGAGTACATGGATTGTATGGTTCAGGAGGCCCATGAAACTGGTAAGGTTCGCACTATGTTCGGCCGTCAACGCGAACTTCCTGATATTAATAGCCGCAACTTTAACCGTCGTTCCTTTGCTGAACGTACGGCAATGAATACACCAATTCAAGGTACTGCTGCAGATATTATCAAGTTAGCAATGAACCAAGTTGAGCAAAAGCTAGAGGAAGGAAACTTCAAATCTCGACTTTTATTACAAGTACATGACGAACTTGTATTAGAAGTGGTGAATTCTGAATTAGAAGCAGTAGAAGAATTATTACGTACTACTATGCAATCTGTTGTGGAGTTACAAGTACCTCTTATTGTAGATGTACATCATGCGGAAAATTGGGCGTTAGTTAAATAA
- the coaE gene encoding dephospho-CoA kinase (Dephospho-CoA kinase (CoaE) performs the final step in coenzyme A biosynthesis.), protein MFKIGLTGGIASGKSTVLTYFKDKGIPYIDADIVAREVVEPGTEGLQAIVETFGSNVLHADGTLNREALGAIVFHNEEKRQLLNSCLKTHIRNRIMELTSQYEQGNTPILIYDIPLLIEGEWYTMMDEVWLVYVNEMTQIERLMSRNGYTREDALARINSQMRLDDKCAYADIIIDNNGTPHDLTVQLNTIWNERIETVLQESK, encoded by the coding sequence ATGTTTAAAATAGGATTAACTGGTGGTATTGCATCGGGCAAGAGTACAGTCCTTACCTATTTTAAGGACAAAGGAATACCTTACATCGACGCTGATATTGTAGCTCGCGAAGTAGTGGAGCCGGGGACTGAGGGCTTACAAGCTATTGTAGAGACCTTTGGTTCTAATGTTTTACATGCTGACGGCACACTCAATCGTGAAGCGCTTGGTGCTATAGTCTTTCACAATGAAGAAAAACGACAATTATTAAATAGCTGTCTAAAAACACATATACGCAATCGTATTATGGAATTGACATCTCAATATGAACAAGGTAATACACCAATTTTAATCTATGATATTCCATTACTCATCGAAGGGGAATGGTATACCATGATGGATGAGGTGTGGCTCGTATATGTGAATGAAATGACTCAAATCGAACGTTTAATGAGTCGTAATGGATATACGCGAGAGGATGCCCTTGCTCGTATTAATAGTCAAATGCGACTTGATGATAAATGTGCCTATGCAGATATAATCATTGATAATAATGGTACGCCTCATGATTTAACAGTACAGTTGAATACTATTTGGAATGAGCGTATAGAGACAGTTTTACAAGAATCAAAATAA
- a CDS encoding lytic transglycosylase domain-containing protein: MKRATATALSCVVLGWFYFTHLDDPIARQVAYPFNYRDVVMAAADKEQVPPSLVASVILAESKYKNTAESETGALGLMQLMPDTARWVAQQVGHGNYTDRQLKEPETNIELGTWYLGHLLKEFNGDEVQALAAYNAGRGHVESWLNENKWNGMVDTIPFPETRSYVKSVLQYQEKYEALYGNDY, encoded by the coding sequence ATGAAACGTGCAACGGCAACGGCGCTATCGTGCGTCGTACTTGGGTGGTTTTATTTTACTCATTTAGATGATCCTATAGCGCGTCAAGTGGCGTACCCCTTTAACTATAGAGATGTAGTGATGGCTGCAGCTGATAAGGAACAAGTACCACCCTCTTTGGTGGCTAGCGTTATCTTAGCTGAAAGTAAATATAAGAATACTGCCGAATCTGAAACAGGCGCCCTTGGATTGATGCAACTTATGCCAGATACAGCGCGATGGGTAGCTCAACAAGTTGGACATGGCAATTATACAGATCGCCAGTTAAAAGAGCCTGAAACTAACATTGAGTTAGGGACATGGTATCTAGGTCATTTGTTAAAAGAATTTAATGGTGATGAGGTACAAGCGTTAGCTGCGTACAATGCGGGACGTGGTCATGTTGAATCTTGGCTCAATGAGAATAAATGGAATGGCATGGTTGATACCATACCTTTTCCTGAAACGCGTAGCTATGTAAAATCTGTCTTACAGTATCAAGAAAAGTACGAGGCATTATATGGAAACGATTATTGA
- the rimP gene encoding ribosome maturation factor RimP: protein MKREAVEEFVSSVVEGIIAGTEMELVDVDYVRERDWYLRVYLDKPGGVDLDDCQMVSEKLSAVLDEKDPITENYLLEVSSPGLDRVLKKDKDLIRYNGRDVDIQLFKPINGSKQFTGALEGFTDTTIDFTINGESMTFERSAIAQIRLHLDF from the coding sequence ATGAAGAGAGAAGCAGTAGAGGAATTTGTATCCTCTGTAGTTGAAGGTATTATAGCCGGCACCGAAATGGAACTAGTCGATGTAGATTACGTTCGTGAACGCGATTGGTATTTGCGTGTCTACCTTGATAAACCAGGTGGTGTAGATTTGGATGATTGTCAGATGGTTAGCGAAAAACTAAGTGCTGTCCTCGACGAAAAGGATCCAATTACGGAAAACTATTTATTGGAAGTATCTTCTCCAGGCCTAGATCGAGTTCTTAAGAAGGATAAGGACTTGATTCGCTATAATGGTCGTGATGTTGATATTCAGCTATTTAAACCGATTAATGGCAGTAAACAATTTACTGGTGCATTAGAAGGTTTTACAGACACAACTATCGATTTTACTATCAATGGTGAAAGTATGACATTCGAACGGTCTGCCATTGCACAAATTCGATTACATCTTGATTTTTAA
- the nusA gene encoding transcription termination factor NusA: MSQELIQAVMVLTKQKGFAPEVIFESLEAALLQAYRKEPTSNPDAYVVIDRETGVYKVMAKKQVVETVELPETEISLLEARKIDKRFEIGDVVEVDVTPANFGRSAAHTAKQMLIQRLKEAERSVVYEEYYSREGDIITGVITRVEGKNVFIDLGKTEAILPPTEQIASETYHEGDRIKCYIVEVKKTTKGPQIMISRTHPGLLKRLFELEVPEIYEGVVELKSVAREPGMRSKIAVYSRDENVDPVGACVGPKGQRVQHIVDELHDEKIDIVKWDEDPAIYIANSLSPAKVVSVDVSEEEKSSYVVVPDYQLSLAIGKAGQNARLAAKLTNWKIDIKSETQAAEEPFAGFGNAEAGE, translated from the coding sequence GTGAGTCAAGAATTAATTCAAGCGGTAATGGTGCTTACAAAGCAAAAAGGTTTTGCTCCTGAGGTTATTTTTGAATCCTTAGAGGCTGCATTGTTGCAAGCATATCGCAAAGAACCAACATCTAATCCAGATGCTTACGTTGTGATCGATCGTGAAACAGGCGTTTATAAAGTTATGGCTAAGAAACAAGTGGTAGAAACTGTAGAATTGCCAGAAACAGAAATTAGCTTGTTAGAAGCTCGCAAAATTGACAAACGTTTTGAAATTGGTGACGTAGTAGAAGTTGATGTTACTCCAGCTAACTTTGGCCGTAGTGCTGCCCATACTGCAAAACAAATGCTTATTCAACGTTTGAAAGAGGCTGAACGCAGCGTAGTATATGAAGAATACTATAGTCGTGAAGGCGATATCATCACTGGCGTTATTACACGTGTAGAAGGTAAAAATGTGTTTATCGACTTAGGTAAAACAGAAGCTATTTTACCTCCTACAGAACAAATTGCTAGCGAAACATATCATGAAGGGGATCGCATTAAATGCTACATCGTAGAGGTTAAGAAAACTACGAAGGGCCCTCAAATCATGATTTCCCGTACACATCCTGGCTTATTGAAACGCCTCTTTGAATTAGAGGTGCCAGAAATTTATGAAGGTGTAGTAGAGCTTAAATCCGTAGCTCGTGAGCCTGGTATGCGTTCCAAAATTGCTGTATATAGTCGCGATGAAAATGTTGATCCAGTAGGTGCTTGCGTAGGTCCTAAAGGTCAACGTGTACAACATATCGTTGATGAATTGCACGATGAAAAGATTGATATCGTTAAATGGGATGAAGATCCAGCAATTTATATCGCTAACTCTTTGAGTCCAGCTAAAGTTGTTTCTGTTGATGTAAGTGAAGAAGAAAAATCCTCTTACGTTGTAGTTCCTGATTATCAATTATCCTTGGCAATTGGTAAAGCAGGCCAAAATGCTCGATTGGCAGCTAAATTAACTAACTGGAAAATCGATATTAAGAGTGAAACTCAAGCAGCTGAAGAACCTTTTGCAGGTTTTGGCAATGCTGAGGCCGGTGAATAG
- the rnpM gene encoding RNase P modulator RnpM, translated as MKPKSQPMRTCVGCGEPKAKRELIRVALSPDGNISIDRTGKAPGRGAYLCESMSCFEQAYKAKRLERSLKHSVSKDIYEALQRDLQENE; from the coding sequence ATGAAACCGAAATCCCAACCTATGCGCACATGCGTAGGATGTGGTGAGCCTAAGGCAAAACGTGAATTGATTCGCGTAGCCTTAAGTCCAGATGGCAATATCAGTATTGACCGCACTGGAAAAGCACCGGGACGTGGCGCATATTTATGCGAATCCATGTCATGCTTTGAGCAAGCCTATAAGGCTAAGCGATTAGAACGGTCATTAAAGCATAGTGTATCGAAAGATATATACGAAGCATTACAACGTGATTTACAAGAGAATGAGTAA
- a CDS encoding ribosomal L7Ae/L30e/S12e/Gadd45 family protein yields MNEDKILNLLGLAQRAGKVISGDFIVEKAMKRKEPKLVLLAGDCASNNEKKYNQLAETHHIPLRSIGTKETLGTAIGKEVRVVVAVLDDGFAKALLKEIDR; encoded by the coding sequence ATGAATGAAGATAAAATTTTAAATCTCTTAGGATTAGCACAACGAGCTGGCAAGGTTATTTCTGGAGACTTTATCGTAGAAAAAGCCATGAAGAGAAAGGAACCTAAACTAGTCCTTCTCGCTGGCGATTGTGCATCCAATAATGAAAAGAAATATAATCAATTAGCAGAAACACATCATATCCCACTTCGTAGCATTGGTACTAAAGAAACTTTAGGAACTGCTATTGGTAAAGAGGTTCGGGTAGTGGTCGCAGTACTAGATGATGGATTTGCAAAGGCGTTACTAAAAGAGATTGATCGATAA